Proteins from a genomic interval of Cucumis melo cultivar AY chromosome 7, USDA_Cmelo_AY_1.0, whole genome shotgun sequence:
- the LOC103494620 gene encoding putative RNA polymerase II subunit B1 CTD phosphatase RPAP2 homolog, producing the protein MAKNQSALIKDTVYKLQLALYEGIQNENQLFAAGSLMSRSDYEDVVTERSIANLCGYPLCHSNLPSDNTRRGRYRISLKEHKVYDLEETYKYCSSACLINSRAFSGRLQDERCSVMNPAKLKDILKLFENMSLDSKENVGNNCDSGLEIQEKIESSIGEVPIEEWMGPSNAIEGYVPHRDHKIMTLPSKDGKESKDGSTAKIKPLGGGKDFFSDFSFTSTIITDEEYSVSKISSSLKEMALDTNSKIQTGEFCGKESNDQFTILETSHARAPPKNSVGHKARGSKERTKVSATEESTNNLSDAPSTSNNRSTNFNLVTEEPKGGFNDLRGTEIKSSLKQPGKKNLRRSVTWADEKIDDTSMNLPEVGEKGKTKECSRITSNLVNFDNDNEDLLRVESAEACAMALSQAAEAITSGQSEVSEAVSEAGIIILPHPSDANEEASTDPVKASEPHSFSEKSNKLGVLHSDLFDPSESWYDAPPEGFSLTLSSFATMWMAIFAWVTSSSLAYIYGKDDKFHEEFQYIDGKEYPSKIVSADGRSSEIKQTLAGCLTRAIPGLASELKLSTPVSRLEYGMAHLLDTMTFLDALPAFRMKQWQVIVLLFIEALSVCRIPSLASHMSSSRNLYHKVLDRAQIQSDEYEIMKDHILPLGLTAQLSVENDA; encoded by the exons ATggcaaagaatcaatctgcttTGATTAAAGATACAGTATATAAATTGCAACTTGCACTCTATGAGGGCATTCAAAATGAGAATCAGCTATTTGCAGCTGGGTCTCTGATGTCTCGGAGTGACTATGAAGATGTGGTGACTGAGCGGTCTATTGCAAACCTCTGTGGATATCCATTATGCCATTCTAATTTGCCGTCTGATAACACTAGGAGAGGCCGGTACAGAATTTCATTGAAAGAACATAAGGTGTATGATTTAGAAGAGACATATAAGTACTGCTCTTCTGCTTGCCTCATTAACAGCCGTGCCTTTTCTGGGAGATTGCAAGATGAGAGATGTTCGGTTATGAACCCCGCGAAACTTAAAGATATTCTTAAGCTGTTTGAGAATATGAGTTTGGATTCTAAGGAAAATGTGGGGAATAATTGTGATTCGGGACTTGAAATTCAGGAGAAGATAGAAAGCAGTATTGGAGAAGTTCCCATTGAAGAGTGGATGGGTCCATCAAATGCAATTGAAGGTTATGTGCCGCACAGAGATCATAAGATCATGACTTTGCCCAGCAAGGATGGAAAAGAATCCAAGgatg GTTCTACAGCTAAAATTAAGCCATTGGGTGGTGGAAAGGATTTCTTCAGCGACTTCTCCTTCACAAGTACTATAATCACAGATGAAGAGTATAGTGTTTCAAAGATATCATCTAGTTTGAAAGAGATGGCTCTTGATACTAATTCAAAGATACAAACAGGAGAATTCTGTGGTAAAGAATCAAATGACCAATTTACCATTTTGGAAACCTCACATGCTCGAGCTCCCCCAAAAAACAGTGTTGGGCATAAGGCAAGAGGATCCAAAGAAAGAACTAAAGTATCAGCCACCGAAGAAAGTACTAATAATTTGTCTGATGCTCCTTCAACTTCAAATAACCGCAGCACTAATTTCAATTTAGTGACAGAAGAACCAAAAGGTGGATTCAATGATCTTAGGGGAACTGAGATAAAATCCTCCCTTAAACAACCTGGCAAGAAAAACCTGCGGCGCTCTGTTACTTGGGCAGATGAAAAGATTGATGACACCAGTATGAACCTTCCAGAGGTCGGAGAAAAGGGGAAGACAAAGGAATGTTCCAGAATCACAAGCAATTTGGTAAATTTCGACAATGATAATGAGGACCTACTACGGGTTGAATCTGCTGAAGCCTGTGCAATGGCACTGAGCCAGGCAGCCGAAGCAATTACTTCTGGGCAAAGTGAGGTCTCTGAGGCAG TGTCTGAAGCTGGAATTATTATATTGCCACATCCAAGTGACGCTAATGAAGAAGCATCTACTGATCCTGTCAAGGCATCAGAACCACATTCATTTTCAGAGAAGTCAAACAAACTTGGGGTATTACATTCTGATCTGTTTGATCCCAGTGAATCTTGGTATGATGCGCCTCCTGAGGGTTTCAGCCTAACT TTATCTTCTTTTGCAACCATGTGGATGGCAATCTTTGCATGGGTAACCTCATCTTCCTTGGCCTACATTTATGGAAAAGATGATAAGTTCCATGAGGAATTTCAATATATTGATGGGAAGGAGTATCCAAGTAAAATTGTCTCTGCTGATGGCCGATCTTCTGAAATCAAGCAAACACTTGCTGGATGTCTAACACGGGCAATACCTGGACTTGCTTCTGAACTTAAGCTATCGACCCCAGTATCACGTTTGGAGTATGGGATG GCACACTTGTTAGACACCATGACTTTCCTTGATGCTCTTCCAGCATTCAGAATGAAGCAGTGGCAAGTAATTGTTCTCTTATTTATTGAAGCTTTATCTGTTTGCCGGATTCCTTCACTTGCCTCCCACATGTCAAGTAGTAGAAATCTGTATCATAAG